From the genome of Pelosinus fermentans DSM 17108:
TTGTCACCAAGATTCTTTTTGTGGCTCGCTCTGCTATGTAGGCTGCGATTTTATTATCGTAAATGTTTGTATGCGTAAAAGACCACTTTCTATGATGGTACCCATCAAAATGATTCGTTTTATTGGTCCTAAATCACATCGTTAATAAAAAATCTAGCTAATCCTTCACCTTCCATTCGCTTATTGCATACTATGTGGCAAAAGTCGCTGTTTTAAGGAGGTTACCCTGTTGAAAAGAACCCAGAGTAAAAAACCTATGTCAATGGACTTAGAGCATATGCGTATGCTTCATACAGAAGCGATTGAACAACTGGATTTAATGTATACTACATTAGAAGCAGCTGAGCAAGCCACGGATACTACTCGCGATAGTCTTGATGATATCTCTGTAAATCACTGGGATGCCTACATGGATATTATTCATCTTATTTCTATGCACGATGAGGCAATGAGTGCTTCCATAAAAAAGTATAGTATGAGAGAAGGAGAATTCCACAATGCAAAGGAAAGACAACTCAGCTTACAGCGTGGATTTGTCATCTATCTCTTACTTGCCTTATTGCGCCGCCACCACCGAATGGAACATATTTTTAGCTTACGTGGTAATCCTATGAATGACTATTTCCAAGAATCCTCAAACATGGAACGAGAACATATTGCTCACCTTATCACGATGACACAAAATTTAATGTAACGTCCTGAAGTGATATTCCTCTTCAAAAAGCACAAAGACACAAGGAACACAAATATTTCTATACATTATTTGTGTTCCTTGTTATGCTGTAGATCAGCATATTGTCTTTGTGTTTAATTCATTAAGAGGAACTTTTACTTTATTTAGCGAAAATAAAACATTGCAAAATAAAGAATACTAAACATAATATTACATATTAAGGAGTACCCATGTTAAATCTCATCGTACCACAGATCCTATCTCCTATGCCAATTAAGGAATACTTACGCTCCCATATCGGCCTTTCTCTTACAATATGGAGAAAAATAAAAAACACAGGTTCCATCATAGTCAATGGAAAAGAAACGACTATAACACATGTGATTTTTCCAGGCGATGCCATTACACTTCATTGGCTGCAGCCTTGTGATATTGTACCTACAAATATTCCCCTGCATATTTCTTATGAAGATGACACCTTGCTCATTATCGATAAACCAGCCGGAATGTTAGTCCATCCAACAACATCTGAACATACAGCCACATTAGGAAATGCCATTATGCACTATTTTCATACCCGAGGACACTCTTACGCCTTTCATCCTGTCCACCGCTTAGATCGCAATACTTCAGGTTTAGTGCTAATTGCAAAATACCCTCATGTTCAACACCTTTTATCCGTTAATGGCGCTAAAAATATTAACAGACAGTATATCGCACTTACAACAGGCATCATAAAACCATCAGAAGGCACTATAGACGCCCCCATTGCCAGGCATCCTGATAGTATTATCCAGCGTATCATTGACCCCAAGGGACAGCATGCCACGACCTGCTATCAAGTACTCAAGCCATTGAAAAATGCTAGTATTGTCCAATTAACGCTCTTGACTGGACGCACCCACCAAATTCGAGTCCACCTCTCCCATCTTGGTCATCCAATTATAGGAGATGATTTATACGGAGGCTCAAGAGAATTAATCTCCCGCCAAGCTTTACATGCTGCAAGACTTTATTTTACGCATCCTCTTTCAGGGAAAGTTATTGATGTAACCAGTCAGCTTCCAAATGACATATTAAACGTCATTGACAAGCTTTCCTGTCATGAAACTTAGCCTACTTTTCGAAATCCAAAATAAAAGTAAAGATACAGCATAAACAGTTGCTAAAAACATTCAACTTTTAGCATACTTTTTGTACACAAGCCTGCTAAAATCTGGTATAATTAACATAGTAAAAAACTTTTAGGAGGAATTACTTTGCCATTAGTTACAACCAAAGAAATGTTCAAAAAAGCTTACGACGGTCAATATGCAGTTGGCGCTTTCAATGTCAACAATATGGAAATTATTCAGGGAATTGTTGACGCTGCTAAAGAGGAGCAAGCTCCACTTATTCTACAAGTGTCTGCAGGAGCTCGTAAATATGCAAAACATATTTATCTTACAAAATTAGTAGAAGCGGCACTAGAAGATTCAGGTCTACCCATTGCATTGCATTTGGATCATGGGGATGATTTCGAAATTTGTAAATCTTGTATTGATGGCGGCTTTAGTTCAGTTATGATTGACGGCTCAAAGTATTCTTTTGAAGAAAATATTGCTTTAACAAAAAAAGTAGTAGAATACGCTCACGCACATGGTGTAGTCGTAGAAGCTGAATTAGGTAAGCTTGCGGGTGTTGAAGATGCCGTCAAAGTATCTGCCAAAGATGCGACTTATACTGATCCTGATGAAGCGGTGGAATTCGTTGAACGTACAGGCTGTGACTCACTTGCCATTGCGATTGGAACGAGCCATGGAGCTTATAAATTTAAAGGTGAACCAAGTCTTGATTATGCTCGTTTAGAAAAGATATCTAGTCTATTACCTAATTATCCATTAGTACTTCACGGTGCATCTACTGTACTTCCTGAATTCGTTGCAAAATGCAATCAATTCGGTGGACACATCCCAGGTGCCCAAGGCGTACCTGAAGATATGTTATTACGCGCAGGAAAATTCGGGGTCTGCAAAATTAATATTGATACCGATTTACGCTTGGCTATGACAGCTTCTATTCGTGAACATTTTGTCAATAATCCTAGTGATTTTGATCCTCGCCAATACTTAAAACCAGCTCGAGAAGCGATTAAGAACATGGTTAAACATAAAATTAAAAATGTACTAAACTGCAGTAACCGTTTATAGTAAAAAAGCTGAGATATAACGTCTCAGCTTTTTTAGACCCCTAATCGAATCACTTTTATATTTATTTTATTAATAGAGCGCAAAAAATCCCTTATGAACGTGACTTTTCAATCCTCATAAGGGATTTACTCTTCTAAATATCAATACTTCTCATTATATGATAAAAAGCACTCACATAAATGAGTGCTTTTTTATTAACCAGCAACTATCTATCCTCCCAGGCCGTTTCCAACCAAGTACTTTCGACGTATAAGGGCTTAACTGCTGTGTTCGGTATGGGAACAGGTGGAACCCCTTAGCTATCGTCACTGGATTAAAGTGAAGCAGCGCACCAAATCTTTGCTAAAAGATTTGTGTAAGTCGCTTCGTTAGCATCGCAATGCTAACATCATAGAACCTTATGGCTCTACAATAGAGATAAACATACTAGTATGTTCTCTCAAAACTTCACAGAAGAAAGACTGCATGTTAGTCGTTAGCAGCCATGCTGCTAACTAAATTTAAGTCAAGCCCTCGTCCTATTAGTACCAGTCAGCTGAATCCATTGCTGGACTTACACACCTGGCCTATCAACCTTGTCATCTACAAGGGGACTTACTAGCTTATGCTATGAGAGATCTCATCTTAAGGCTGGTTTCACGCTTAGATGCTTTCAGCGTTTATCCTTTCCGAACGTAGCTACCCAGCTGTACTCCTGGCGGAATAACTGGTACACCATTGGTTCGTCCACTCCGGTCCTCTCGTACTAGGAGCAGTTCCCTTCAAATCTCTTACGCCCGCGATGGATAGGGACCGAACTGTCTCACGACGTTCTGAACCCAGCTCACGTACCACTTTAATGGGCGAACAGCCCAACCCTTGGGACCTACTACAGCCCCAGGATGTGATGAGCCGACATCGAGGTGCCAAACCTCCCCGTCGATATGGACTCTTGGGAGAGATTAGCCTGTTATCCCCAGGGTAGCTTTTATCCGTTGAGCGATGGCCCTTCCACGCGGTACCACCGGATCACTAAGTCCGACTTTCGTCCCTGCTCGACCTGTACGTCTCGCAGTCAAGCTCCCTTCTGCCTTTGCACTCTGCGCGCGATTTCCAACCGCGCTGAGGGAACCTTTGAGCGCCTCCGTTACATTTTCGGAGGCGACCGCCCCAGTCAAACTGCCCACCTGACACTGTCCTTAGCATCGTTACTGCTAAAGTTAGAATTCCAGTAAATAAAGGGTGGTATCCCAACAACGACTCCACACATACTAGCGTACATGTCTCGCAGTCTCCCACCTATCCTGTACATCATTTACCAAAATTCAATGTCAGGCTACAGTAAAGCTCCATGGGGTCTTTCTGTCCAGTCGCGGGTAACCTGCATCTTCACAGGTATTTCAATTTCACCGGGTCCCTCGTTGAGACAGTGCCCAAGTCGTTACACCTTTCGTGCGGGTCGGAACTTACCCGACAAGGAATTTCGCTACCTTAGGACCGTTATAGTTACGGCCGCCGTTTACTGGGGCTTCAGTTCACACCTTCGAATTGCTTCTAAGCACTCCCCTTAACCTTCCAGCACCGGGCAGGTGTCAGCACCTATACGTCAGCTTTCGCTTTAGCAGGCACCTGTGTTTGTGGTAAACAGTCGCTTGGGCCTCTTTTCTGCGACCTTCTTTAGCTCATACCGCGAGGGTAATCACCTAAAAAGGCTCCCCTTCTCCCGAAGTTACGGGGACATTTTGCCGAGTTCCTTAACGAGGGTTTTCCCGCGCACCTTAGGATTCTCTCCCCGCCTACCTGTGTCGGTTTGCGGTACGGGCACCCACAGCCTCGCTAGAAGCTTTTCTTGACAGTGTGGGATCAGTAAGTTCATCAACCTTGCGGTCAACTCCCCGTCACTCCTCAGGCTTAACGTTTAGCGGATTTGCCTGCTAAACACCCTACAAGCTTAGACGCGTTTCTTCCATTCACGCGATTACTTACCCTTCTGTGTCACTCCATCACTCAAACGGATGTGGGTGGTACTGGAATGTTTGCCAGTTGTCCATCGCCTACGCATTTACGCCTCGGCTTAGGCCCCGACTTACCCTGAGACGACGAGCGTTGCTCAGGAAACCTTAGGCTTTCGGTGGACAAGATTCTCACTTGTCTTTTCGCTACTCATACCGGCATTCTCACTTCTATATACTCCACAGCTCCTTACGGTACTGCTTCGATGCGTATAGAACGCTCCCCTACCACTCATGCCCAAAGGCATAAATCCATAGCTTCGGTTCCGTACTTTAGCCCCGGACATCTTCGGCGCAAAACCTCTCGACCAGTGAGCTATTACGCACTCTTTAAATGGTGGCTGCTTCTAAGCCAACATCCTGGTTGTTTCTGAAGTTCCACATCCTTTGCCACTTAGTACGGCATTTGGGACCTTAGCTGATGGTCTGGGCTGTTTCCCTCTTGACTACGGATCTTATCATTCGCAGTCTGACTCCCAAGGTCCGAGTACAGCCATTCGCAGTTTGACAGAGTTCGGTAACCTATAAGGCCCCTAGCCCAATCAGAGCTCTACCGTCTGTACTTATTTCTTGAGGCTAGCCCTAAAGCTATTTCGGGGAGAACCAGCTATCTCCGCGTTCGATTGGCATTTCACCCCTATCCACAACTCATCCCAAAACTTTTCAACGTTCACGGGTTCGGTCCTCCACGCAATTTTACCTGCGCTTCAACCTGGCCATGGATAGATCACTGCGGTTTCGGGTCTACAACAACTAACTAGTCGCCCTATTAAGACTCGCTTTCGCTACGGCTCCACATTTTCTGCTTAACCTCGCTAGTTACTGTAACTCGCCGGTTCATTCTTCAATAGGCACGCCGTCGACCACATAAGGGTCTTCGACTGCTTGTAGACATACGGTTTCAGGTTCTTTTTCACTCCCCTCCCGGGGTGCTTTTCACCTTTCCCTCACGGTACTATACGCTATCGGTCGCCAAGGAGTATTTTGCCTTGGAGGGTGGTCCCCCCTGCTTCCCACAAGGTTTCACGTGTCTCGTGGTACTCTGGATCTCAGCCATCTCGCTCTGCTTTTCGTCTACGGGACTGTTACCCCCTATGGTCTACCTTTCCAGGTAGTTCGACTAAGCCTGACTTGAATTATGCTGGTCCTCAACCCCGATTCAGTAAACTGATTCGGTTTGGGCTCTTCCCCGTTCGCTCGCCGCTACTTAGGGAATCTCACTTGATTACTTTTCCTCTGGGTACTTAGATGTTTCAGTTCCCCAGGTGCCCTCCTCATACTCTTAAGGTATGGGTAACAATGCATTACCATTGTTGGGTTTCCCCATTCGGATATTCACGGATCAATACCTGCTTGCGATTCCCCGTGACTTTTCGGAGCTTACCCCGTCCTTCTTCGGCTCTTGGCGCCAAGGCATCCACCGTATGCCCTTCATAACTTGACTTATTGTCTCGTTACTCGGTTGTCAATAACCTATCATCTGCGTTGTTGTCGCTGTGGGCATTCGTTCGACGTACAGAAGTACGACTCACTCTTGTCCTCGCTCCGCCTAGCATCTGACAGCTTCTTGCCAACCTTTAGTTGGTGGTATATTCGAGTACTAAAACAAGAATATACATGTTTCAAAAAATCCTAACATGCTCGGTAATCACCCTAATATTGCTATTAGAATTAATTACGTTGCTTTCTTCTGTGCAGTTTTCAAAGAACATCAAAGGTACTACATATACATACTACCACCATCACTGGCAGCAACATGGGATGTATTCCCTCAAAACTAAGCAATGTAAGTACCGTGAACAACCAGATGTGTCGACCTTGGATTAGAATCCTGTATTTCAAGAATTCAAATCTCCATAGAAAGGAGGTGATCCAGCCGCACCTTCCGATACGGCTACCTTGTTACGACTTCACCCCAATCACTGATCTCACCTTCGACGGCTGGTTCCATTGCTGGTTACCTCACCGGCTTCGGGTGCTCTCAACTTTCGTGGTGTGACGGGCGGTGTGTACAAGGCCCGGGAACGTATTCACCGCAGCATGCTGATCTGCGATTACTAGCGATTCCGACTTCATGCAGGCGAGTTGCAGCCTGCAATCCGAACTGAGAGCTTGTTTTTGGGTTTGGCTTCACCTCGCGGCTTCGCTACCCTCTATTTAAGCCCATTGTAGTACGTGTGTAGCCCAAGACATAAGGGGCATGATGACTTGACGTCATCCCCACCTTCCTCCGTGTTATCCACGGCAGTCTCCCATGAGTTCCCACCTTTACGTGCTGGCAACATAGGATAAGGGTTGCGCTCGTTGCGGGACTTAACCCAACATCTCACGACACGAGCTGACGACAGCCATGCACCACCTGTCTATCTGTCTTCCGAAGAAGAACTTCCTATCTCTAGGATCATCAGACGATGTCAAGCCTTGGTAAGGTTCTTCGCGTTGCGTCGAATTAAACCACATACTCCACCGCTTGTGCGGGCCCCCGTCAATTCCTTTGAGTTTCAACCTTGCGGCCGTACTCCCCAGGCGGGGTACTTATTGCGTTAACTCCGGCACTGGAGGGGTCGATACCCCCAACACCTAGTACCCATCGTTTACGGCCAGGATTACCGGGGTATCTAATCCCGTTCACTACCCTGGCTTTCGCGCCTCAGTGTCAGACACAGTCCAGAAAGTCGCCTTCGCCACTGGTGTTCCTCCTAATATCTACGCATTTCACCGCTACACTAGGAATTCCACTTTCCTCTCCTGCACTCAAGAATAACAGTATCCAATGCTTCACGGGGTTAAGCCCCGAACTTTAACATCAGACTGATTATCCCACCTGCGCGCGCTTTACGCCCAATAATTCCGGACAACGCTTGCCACCTACGTATTACCGCGGCTGCTGGCACGTAGTTAGCCGTGGCTTTCTTGTCAGGTACCGTCATTATGGATCATTATTTACAATCCACACATTCGTCCCTGAAAACAGAGTTTTACGATCCGAAAACCTTCTTCACTCACGCGGCGTTGCTCCGTCAGACTTTCGTCCATTGCGGAAGATTCCCCACTGCTGCCTCCCGTAGGAGTCTGGGCCGTGTCTCAGTCCCAGTGTGGCCGTTCATCCTCTCAGACCGGCTACTGATCGTCGCCTTGGTGAGCCATTACCTCACCAACTAGCTAATCAGACGCAGACCCGTCTTCTAGTGATAGCTTATAAATAGAGGCCACCTTTAGTACATCGAGTATGCACTCAATATACAACATTCGGTATTAGCACCACTTTCGCAGTGTTGTCCCCAGCTAGAAGGTAGGTTGTCTACGCGTTACTCACCCGTTCGCCACTATCTGATATTCAACACTCAATCCTCAGCTTTTGTGTTGGCACTTATTAAATGCGTGAAGCGCTCTCTTCTTTCGCGCTTGACGCTTGGCTACACTGCTAAATATTCAGTGTTGAATACCAGACCGTTCGACTTGCATGTGTTAGGCACGCCGCCAGCGTTCGTCCTGAGCCAGGATCAAACTCTCCATAAAAGTGTATTTATGAAGAACCTTGATGGCTCTTTAAAAAACAAATTGTTTGTGTCAGTTCATTTGCATGAACCAACTGTTTTGTACTCCAAAACGAGTACCGCACATCTGGCTTATTTTAACCTTACTTACATTGTTTAGTTTTCAAGGAACACATTCTTTCATAACATTGTCATAGGTTTTAGCGACAACTTTTAAATTATATCATTTCTAAAAAATTATGTCAATATTTTTTCTTTTTTTTTGCTGTTGTGTTTAACAGCTTGCTTATAATAACACGAGCCAATACTCCATGTCAACACTTAATTATTCCAATAAGTTTATATTGCAAAAATGATATTATCTTTAATTTGTTTTAACTGCTATTCAGACCTAAACGTCAACAATAAAAACAATCGTCTATTTTGAAGATAGACGACTAAAAATGTACAATACTCATCAGACCTCGTTCCATCCTTTTAAATTAAATAAACGACTATTTATCCGATAATTCGCTAAGACTATATAAATATAATACTAAGCCTGCAGTCAATATAATATGAACTATGTTAAATAACCAATCTCCTAATATCACAATATCATCTCCTTACTTTTAGCTAAGCATTAATATCATTATAGAGTTACGTATAAAATTTTATAAACTATTACCTGTCGCTTACCTGTTTTTATATTACCAAAAAACTATGACGAAAATGTGACGAGAGCAAACAATAGCCGCCTACCTTAAAATCAAAGATAGACAGCCACTCTTACTACTCTTATTCTTTTGCGAGAAGTCTAGCAACAACTATAATCCCTGAAATCTTAAGTAATTCCATACTCGATACCATAATTGACGTGTTTAAAGGTATGTCCGAGGATATGATCAAATCCATGCCTGAAACTAAAACCACAATCATAGCTGATACCATGACCGAATTCTCCAAAGTCACGACCAACCACCTCAAATATTCTGTTTACTACTATACTATGTAATGAAGAAATAACGGTGCCAATTGAAAGTCACTATGTAAAGAAATCGGCTTTCTCAATTAAATCAGCGATTCTGCCGATAAGAAAACGACTACATTCTAAAATCTCGAACATTTAATTCTTTAATAATTTATTGATAAAGCATTACTAAGGGGATGTTACCATGAAATGTCCAATGTGCGGTACAAATACACAATATAATTTCTTATATTGTCCAACTTGCGGCTATAAAACAGCGCTAGAGGTTGAGCAGCCAATACCAAATTGGAGACAACTACCAGGTTTTCGTTCTAAGACACCATGGAAGATGATCCTAGCTGTAATAATTTACGTATGGATATTACTCGCAATTATTGTTTCCTTTTTTGGCGGTATAATATGATGGGCACAAATGATGGGCACAATCGCTTCACCTAAGATAATCTTATTATTGAAATAATAAATTCTAGCTCATAACAAAAGCAAAAC
Proteins encoded in this window:
- the fba gene encoding class II fructose-1,6-bisphosphate aldolase → MPLVTTKEMFKKAYDGQYAVGAFNVNNMEIIQGIVDAAKEEQAPLILQVSAGARKYAKHIYLTKLVEAALEDSGLPIALHLDHGDDFEICKSCIDGGFSSVMIDGSKYSFEENIALTKKVVEYAHAHGVVVEAELGKLAGVEDAVKVSAKDATYTDPDEAVEFVERTGCDSLAIAIGTSHGAYKFKGEPSLDYARLEKISSLLPNYPLVLHGASTVLPEFVAKCNQFGGHIPGAQGVPEDMLLRAGKFGVCKINIDTDLRLAMTASIREHFVNNPSDFDPRQYLKPAREAIKNMVKHKIKNVLNCSNRL
- a CDS encoding RluA family pseudouridine synthase, encoding MLNLIVPQILSPMPIKEYLRSHIGLSLTIWRKIKNTGSIIVNGKETTITHVIFPGDAITLHWLQPCDIVPTNIPLHISYEDDTLLIIDKPAGMLVHPTTSEHTATLGNAIMHYFHTRGHSYAFHPVHRLDRNTSGLVLIAKYPHVQHLLSVNGAKNINRQYIALTTGIIKPSEGTIDAPIARHPDSIIQRIIDPKGQHATTCYQVLKPLKNASIVQLTLLTGRTHQIRVHLSHLGHPIIGDDLYGGSRELISRQALHAARLYFTHPLSGKVIDVTSQLPNDILNVIDKLSCHET